One window of the Janthinobacterium sp. PAMC25594 genome contains the following:
- the pbpC gene encoding penicillin-binding protein 1C, with amino-acid sequence MGCLLAGPVFAEAILTPAQVQAAYRSSEAQLLDRSGAPLQSLRVDMKVRRLPWVPLADISPAVQQAVLLAEDQRFMRHGGVDVSALATAAWDNLFSKKPRGASTITMQLAGQLDADLQASSGGRSLRQKWDQMRAAQAIEDSWSKAQIFEAYLNLVSFRGELQGIASASYSLFGKAPSGLNQTDGIILASLVRAPNAPPATVTRRACALAKEWRMDSSCQLIGQRVQTALQRTALYADLAPAPQVAQQLLKQSGASVRSTLDGPLQRFAQENLRQQLGSLRERNVNDGAIIVLDNRSGDILAYVGNAGGSHVDGVTALRQAGSTLKPFLYELAIERRLMTAASVMDDSPLDVATASGMYAPQNYDRNFKGYVSARTSLASSLNIPAVRTVLLTGQDGFYNRLKDVGLSSLTEPAEYYGPSLALGSSEVTLLELANAYRALANGGLYSTASLQPGQAGKDRRRVMEAGAAFIVGDILADRAARSMTFGLRNELGTNFWSAVKTGTSKDMRDNWCMGYSERYTVGVWVGNFDGKPMWDVSGVTGAAPVWRDVMDYLHKNVPSHAPKAPSGVLQQMVAYQPALEAPRREWFITGTESPVIAVLGDTVKPPAIVYPAEDSILAIDPDIPPALQRVFFQAQGSRGLRWVLDGKDMGAALDSISWRPVPGKHALALVDDAGKTVAQVAFQVRGNALAQLAVQGK; translated from the coding sequence ATGGGCTGCCTGCTGGCCGGCCCGGTCTTCGCTGAAGCGATATTGACGCCGGCCCAGGTGCAGGCTGCCTACCGCAGTTCGGAAGCGCAGTTGCTGGACCGCAGCGGCGCGCCCTTGCAATCCTTGCGCGTGGACATGAAAGTGCGGCGCTTGCCGTGGGTGCCGCTGGCCGACATCTCTCCCGCCGTGCAGCAGGCCGTGCTGCTGGCGGAAGACCAGCGCTTCATGCGCCATGGCGGCGTGGATGTGTCCGCGCTGGCCACGGCTGCCTGGGATAATCTGTTTTCCAAGAAACCTCGCGGCGCCTCGACCATCACCATGCAGCTGGCGGGCCAGCTGGACGCGGACTTGCAGGCGTCCTCGGGCGGCCGCAGCCTGCGCCAGAAATGGGACCAGATGCGCGCGGCGCAAGCCATCGAGGACAGCTGGAGCAAGGCGCAGATTTTTGAAGCGTATTTGAACCTCGTATCGTTCCGTGGCGAGCTGCAGGGCATCGCATCCGCCTCGTACAGCCTGTTCGGCAAGGCGCCGTCCGGCCTGAATCAGACGGATGGCATCATCCTGGCCAGCCTGGTGCGGGCGCCAAACGCGCCGCCGGCCACCGTCACGCGCCGTGCCTGCGCGCTGGCCAAAGAGTGGCGCATGGACAGCAGTTGCCAGCTGATTGGCCAGCGCGTGCAGACGGCCTTGCAGCGCACGGCCCTGTACGCCGACCTCGCGCCGGCGCCGCAGGTGGCGCAGCAGCTGCTCAAGCAATCGGGCGCGTCCGTGCGTAGCACCCTCGACGGTCCCTTGCAGCGCTTCGCGCAGGAAAACTTGCGCCAGCAGCTGGGATCTTTGCGCGAGCGCAATGTCAACGACGGCGCCATCATCGTGCTCGACAACCGCAGCGGCGACATCCTCGCCTATGTCGGCAATGCGGGCGGCAGCCACGTCGATGGCGTGACGGCCCTGCGCCAGGCGGGTTCCACCCTGAAGCCTTTCCTGTATGAACTGGCCATCGAGCGCCGGCTGATGACGGCCGCCTCCGTCATGGACGACTCGCCGCTCGACGTCGCCACCGCGTCGGGCATGTATGCGCCGCAAAACTACGACCGCAATTTCAAGGGTTACGTCAGCGCCCGCACCAGCCTGGCCAGTTCCCTCAACATTCCCGCCGTGCGCACGGTGCTGCTGACGGGACAGGACGGCTTCTACAACCGCCTGAAGGACGTGGGCCTGTCCAGCCTGACGGAACCGGCCGAATACTACGGCCCCTCGCTGGCGCTGGGCTCATCGGAAGTGACCCTGCTGGAACTGGCCAACGCCTACCGCGCGCTGGCCAATGGCGGGTTGTACAGCACGGCCAGCCTGCAGCCGGGGCAGGCGGGCAAGGACCGGCGCCGCGTGATGGAAGCGGGCGCCGCCTTCATCGTCGGCGACATCCTGGCCGACCGCGCCGCGCGCAGCATGACCTTTGGCTTGCGCAACGAGCTGGGAACGAATTTCTGGAGCGCCGTCAAGACGGGCACGAGCAAGGATATGCGCGACAACTGGTGCATGGGCTACTCGGAGCGCTATACGGTGGGCGTCTGGGTGGGCAATTTCGACGGCAAGCCCATGTGGGACGTGTCGGGCGTGACGGGCGCCGCGCCCGTGTGGCGCGACGTGATGGATTACCTGCACAAGAACGTGCCCAGCCACGCCCCGAAAGCGCCGTCCGGCGTGCTGCAGCAGATGGTGGCGTACCAGCCCGCGCTGGAAGCGCCGCGCCGCGAATGGTTTATCACTGGCACGGAAAGCCCCGTCATCGCCGTGCTGGGCGACACCGTCAAACCGCCCGCCATCGTCTATCCGGCCGAGGACAGCATCCTCGCCATCGACCCCGACATCCCGCCCGCCCTGCAGCGCGTGTTCTTCCAGGCGCAGGGCAGCCGCGGCTTGCGCTGGGTGCTCGACGGCAAGGATATGGGCGCGGCCCTTGACAGCATCAGCTGGCGCCCTGTGCCGGGCAAGCATGCGCTGGCCCTCGTTGACGATGCCGGCAAGACGGTGGCGCAGGTGGCGTTCCAGGTGCGGGGCAATGCGCTGGCGCAGCTTGCCGTACAGGGTAAATAA
- a CDS encoding DUF3274 domain-containing protein translates to MAYPKLPYVSGKSNALLHCDRMQDAIVRIRPELPGNIIVIHGVNDVGTSFGAVEKGLCQGLDARMYGGGHVFTPAAYRMPQESDKREVIADPDAIYFKRQPDDTTYSPVIPFYWGFREQGNASKVVNGQNTDRYGNRLDKDMSKNGGPFGNATNTLPDMWNKGLFSPYDVGGDPVRPLMTAPGRMYMVLAAKRLAALIAMIRDYDSNDVVSIVAHSQGCLISLLAQAFLLDEGKRPADTLILTHPPYSLVEDTTMFFGTAEASRIFGGGQDAVMRKQYMAINDRQTFHARLQTLVQIVQGVVAKKHATPAFAQIKDHAVCHGMAGAAWRAEADRDNRGKVYLYFCPEDMTVALDNMQGIGWQGVPDHQNGHGLSTSKGKKEGGIWGAGPTTWEKEYQMRKPLAELGAGFYQRVFTNKQRSNAAGKNSGPVLVGQPPHDFALRLEGEDDHAHVAGANRGHRGNHDEAPWPPVKPGKWNIFSTEAGRREGLRTINGEALRAPRAAVLDGGEIRPGQFPKDSDQAKLPRDQQGPCEEVDPIDAAIAITSKKGVRKLPREVVDDPRPLHDRKSEYNYGPFSPSALKQVEQALNRGKEPGDWRKLERVARYPRGGDLLYIDPLETPNQARKRWQNEVSPKSFHGAIIGNAENHRNVTAYDVAIGSGKASSDPKFYQYLCAVADWRLQNDKKNPIRKSILRWEDFMKKFEIYWAAEPLQRKQIIEGNAHYYSSGELPAFVPALQAGLPSTVVCETVNGRRTESVVTPFVHKASDDIPR, encoded by the coding sequence ATGGCGTATCCCAAACTTCCGTATGTCAGCGGCAAGAGTAACGCCCTGCTGCACTGCGACCGCATGCAGGACGCCATCGTGCGCATCCGCCCCGAACTACCCGGCAACATCATCGTCATCCATGGCGTCAATGACGTGGGCACCAGTTTTGGCGCCGTGGAAAAGGGTTTATGCCAGGGACTCGACGCGCGCATGTATGGCGGCGGCCATGTGTTCACCCCGGCCGCTTACCGTATGCCGCAGGAATCCGATAAGCGTGAAGTGATCGCCGATCCGGACGCCATCTATTTCAAGCGCCAGCCTGACGATACGACGTACAGCCCCGTGATCCCGTTTTACTGGGGCTTTCGCGAACAAGGCAACGCCAGCAAAGTGGTCAACGGCCAGAACACGGACCGCTACGGCAACCGCCTGGACAAGGACATGTCGAAGAATGGCGGCCCGTTCGGCAATGCCACCAATACCCTGCCCGACATGTGGAACAAGGGCTTGTTCTCGCCGTACGACGTGGGCGGCGACCCCGTACGCCCACTGATGACGGCGCCGGGCCGCATGTACATGGTGCTGGCCGCCAAGCGCCTGGCCGCGCTCATTGCCATGATCCGTGACTACGACAGCAACGACGTGGTTTCCATCGTCGCGCACAGCCAGGGCTGTCTGATCTCGCTGCTGGCGCAGGCCTTCCTGCTCGACGAAGGCAAGCGGCCCGCCGACACCTTGATCCTCACGCACCCACCCTACAGCCTGGTGGAAGACACCACCATGTTTTTCGGTACCGCGGAGGCGAGCCGCATCTTCGGCGGTGGCCAGGATGCGGTCATGCGCAAGCAGTACATGGCCATCAACGACCGCCAGACCTTCCATGCGCGCCTGCAAACGCTGGTGCAGATCGTGCAGGGCGTGGTGGCAAAAAAACATGCCACACCCGCTTTTGCGCAGATCAAGGATCACGCCGTCTGTCACGGCATGGCGGGCGCGGCATGGCGCGCGGAGGCGGACCGCGACAACCGGGGCAAGGTCTACCTGTACTTTTGTCCCGAGGACATGACGGTGGCGCTGGACAATATGCAGGGCATCGGCTGGCAGGGCGTACCCGATCATCAGAACGGCCATGGCCTGTCGACAAGCAAGGGCAAGAAGGAGGGAGGTATCTGGGGCGCCGGTCCCACTACTTGGGAAAAGGAGTATCAAATGCGCAAGCCGCTGGCGGAACTAGGGGCGGGATTTTACCAGCGGGTCTTTACCAACAAACAGCGGTCCAATGCAGCTGGCAAGAATAGCGGGCCGGTGCTGGTCGGCCAGCCGCCGCACGACTTCGCCCTGCGCCTGGAAGGCGAGGACGACCACGCCCACGTGGCCGGCGCCAACCGTGGCCATCGCGGCAACCATGACGAGGCACCATGGCCGCCCGTCAAACCCGGCAAATGGAATATCTTTTCAACGGAAGCGGGCCGGCGCGAAGGCTTGCGCACGATCAATGGCGAAGCGCTGCGCGCGCCCAGGGCGGCCGTGCTGGACGGCGGCGAGATCCGCCCTGGGCAATTCCCCAAGGATTCCGACCAGGCCAAGCTGCCGCGCGACCAGCAAGGACCGTGCGAAGAGGTCGATCCGATCGATGCGGCCATCGCCATTACCAGTAAAAAAGGCGTGCGAAAACTTCCGAGGGAAGTCGTCGACGATCCTCGCCCCCTGCACGACCGGAAATCGGAATACAACTATGGCCCCTTCAGTCCGTCCGCACTCAAACAGGTGGAGCAAGCTCTCAATCGGGGCAAAGAACCGGGAGACTGGCGCAAGCTGGAACGCGTCGCCCGCTACCCGCGCGGCGGCGACCTGCTGTACATCGATCCACTGGAAACCCCGAACCAGGCGCGCAAACGCTGGCAGAACGAGGTCAGCCCAAAATCCTTCCACGGGGCCATCATCGGCAATGCGGAAAACCACCGCAACGTGACGGCATATGACGTGGCCATCGGTAGCGGCAAGGCGAGCAGCGATCCGAAGTTTTACCAGTATTTGTGTGCGGTGGCGGATTGGCGGCTGCAAAACGACAAAAAAAATCCTATAAGAAAATCCATCCTGAGATGGGAGGATTTCATGAAAAAATTTGAAATCTATTGGGCTGCAGAACCTCTACAACGCAAGCAAATCATTGAAGGTAATGCCCATTATTACAGTTCGGGAGAATTACCGGCCTTTGTGCCCGCATTGCAAGCAGGCCTGCCGTCTACCGTCGTTTGTGAAACAGTGAATGGCAGGCGTACCGAATCGGTCGTCACTCCTTTCGTACATAAAGCCAGCGATGACATTCCAAGATGA
- a CDS encoding DUF2875 family protein: MSSKIWHHLQWLLLIPPIVAATLLGSRWLHSSEPVAVTKPQVQQAAPTEQDKREYVLEVIGLGVTLDKYRQGKLWEALQQGNAYASIREQDKEKYTWDAMQRAGIAGGRW, from the coding sequence ATGAGCAGCAAAATATGGCACCACCTGCAATGGCTGTTGCTGATCCCACCCATTGTAGCTGCCACATTGCTCGGTTCTCGCTGGCTGCATTCGTCCGAGCCTGTGGCCGTCACAAAGCCGCAAGTGCAACAGGCGGCACCCACCGAGCAGGACAAGCGTGAATATGTGCTGGAAGTGATCGGTCTGGGCGTCACCCTGGACAAATACCGGCAGGGCAAACTGTGGGAAGCGCTGCAACAGGGTAATGCCTATGCCAGCATCCGCGAACAGGACAAGGAAAAATACACCTGGGATGCCATGCAAAGAGCTGGGATAGCAGGTGGCCGGTGGTGA
- a CDS encoding ABC transporter ATP-binding protein, translated as MTTININAVNKIFTTGGADVIALKDINLEIASGEFICLLGPSGCGKSTLLNAIAGFSQPTSGQILAGGKLITEPGPDRGMVFQEYALFPWMTIESNIAFGLEIAGKTPAEIKERVDMLLSMLGLTEFRARYPKDLSGGMRQRVAIARVLALDSPIMLMDEPFGALDALTRRNLQDELLKIWKVFGTTIVFVTHSIEESVYLADRTIVMTYRPGTIKRDVAIDLPRPRDPSAPEFNHLKRMLGEMVMEEQQRHHNAETMASTAD; from the coding sequence ATGACCACGATCAATATCAATGCAGTCAATAAAATCTTCACCACGGGCGGCGCCGACGTCATCGCCCTGAAGGACATCAACCTGGAAATCGCCAGCGGCGAGTTCATCTGCCTGCTGGGGCCGTCCGGCTGCGGCAAGTCGACCCTGCTCAATGCCATCGCCGGCTTCTCGCAGCCCACGTCGGGCCAGATCCTGGCCGGCGGCAAGCTGATCACCGAGCCCGGTCCCGACCGCGGCATGGTATTCCAGGAATACGCGCTGTTCCCGTGGATGACCATCGAGAGCAATATCGCTTTCGGCCTGGAAATCGCCGGCAAGACGCCAGCCGAGATCAAGGAACGGGTCGACATGCTGCTGAGCATGCTGGGCTTGACGGAATTCCGTGCCCGCTACCCGAAAGACTTGTCCGGCGGCATGCGCCAGCGCGTGGCCATCGCCCGCGTGCTGGCCCTCGATTCGCCCATCATGCTGATGGATGAACCGTTCGGCGCGCTGGATGCCTTGACGCGGCGCAACCTGCAAGATGAATTGCTGAAAATCTGGAAAGTCTTCGGCACCACCATCGTCTTCGTCACGCACTCGATCGAGGAATCGGTCTACCTGGCCGACCGCACCATCGTCATGACCTACCGTCCCGGCACCATCAAGCGCGACGTGGCCATCGACCTGCCCCGCCCACGCGACCCGAGCGCCCCCGAGTTCAACCACCTCAAGCGCATGCTGGGCGAGATGGTGATGGAAGAGCAGCAGCGTCATCACAATGCCGAAACGATGGCCAGCACTGCAGATTAG
- a CDS encoding ABC transporter permease, whose protein sequence is MMKRFAHGAIVPVVVLLFWQALSTFGWINPQILPSPVAVLVKWYEYLIPMQAYTPEAGNYLVWMFSGELPHDAWASLSRVLGGFAIGAGLALPLGLLMGTNKTIYKLFDPLVQVLRPIPPIAYIPLAILWFGLGNPPAFFLISIGSFFPVLMNTIAGVRQVDGIYIRAARNLGASQMTMFRRVILPAATPYILAGARIGMGTAFIVVIVAEMIAVNSGLGFRILEAREYFWSDKIIAGMFTIGLFGLAIDMAMNALNNHLLQWHRGLEH, encoded by the coding sequence ATGATGAAACGCTTCGCGCACGGTGCCATCGTGCCCGTGGTCGTGTTGCTGTTCTGGCAGGCGCTGTCCACGTTCGGCTGGATCAATCCGCAAATCCTGCCCTCGCCCGTGGCCGTGCTGGTGAAATGGTATGAATACCTGATTCCCATGCAAGCGTACACGCCCGAAGCGGGCAATTACCTGGTGTGGATGTTCTCCGGCGAATTGCCGCATGACGCCTGGGCCAGCCTGTCGCGCGTGCTGGGCGGCTTCGCCATCGGCGCCGGCCTGGCCTTGCCGCTGGGCTTGCTGATGGGCACCAACAAGACCATCTATAAACTGTTCGACCCGCTGGTGCAGGTGCTGCGCCCGATTCCGCCGATCGCCTACATCCCGCTGGCCATCTTGTGGTTCGGCCTGGGCAACCCGCCCGCCTTCTTCCTGATTAGCATCGGTTCCTTCTTCCCCGTGCTGATGAATACCATCGCCGGCGTGCGCCAGGTCGACGGCATCTACATCCGCGCCGCGCGCAACCTGGGCGCCAGCCAGATGACGATGTTCCGCCGCGTCATCCTGCCGGCGGCCACGCCGTACATCCTGGCCGGCGCGCGCATCGGCATGGGCACGGCCTTCATCGTCGTGATCGTGGCGGAAATGATCGCCGTCAACAGCGGCCTGGGTTTCCGCATCCTGGAAGCGCGCGAATACTTCTGGTCTGACAAGATTATCGCCGGCATGTTTACCATCGGCCTGTTCGGCCTGGCCATCGATATGGCCATGAATGCCCTGAATAATCATTTGCTGCAGTGGCACCGCGGCCTGGAACACTGA
- a CDS encoding sigma-54 dependent transcriptional regulator codes for MHENNFEGMQVLLVEDDAVVRKGARQSLELAGLQVTAVATAEEALPWLVPEFAGILLSDIKLPGMDGLKLLDIAVAQDASLPVILVTGHGDVSMAVGAMRRGAYDFIEKPFSADLLVEVCRRALDKRHLVLENMNLRRQLEQRVGIEARIVGRSAAMAKVRQLVLNLAPKSADIIILGETGTGKELIARCLHDFSERRDHPFVAINCGALPESIFESELFGHEEGAFTGAQRQRIGKIEYANGGTLFLDEIESMPLALQVKLLRVLQERQVERLGSNKLISVNFRVIAAAKEDLNVLAEQGKFRPDLYYRLNVASLTLPALRNRREDIPLLFEFFVLQAALRYGQPAALVSGELISSLMAQRWAGNVRELHNVADRFVLGLLDDTLSPAGCREASLAEQVDTFEISIIEEALRRHNGNVIDAAAALNIPKKTLYDKLKRFDISTEQFR; via the coding sequence ATGCACGAGAATAATTTTGAAGGCATGCAAGTGCTGCTGGTGGAAGACGACGCCGTCGTGCGCAAGGGCGCCCGGCAATCGCTGGAACTGGCCGGACTGCAAGTGACGGCCGTCGCCACGGCCGAGGAAGCGCTGCCCTGGCTGGTGCCCGAATTTGCCGGTATTTTATTGAGCGATATCAAGCTGCCCGGCATGGATGGCTTGAAACTGCTCGATATCGCCGTGGCGCAGGATGCCAGCCTGCCCGTCATCCTCGTCACCGGTCACGGCGACGTGTCGATGGCCGTGGGCGCCATGCGCCGTGGCGCCTACGATTTCATCGAAAAACCGTTTTCCGCCGACTTGCTGGTGGAAGTGTGCCGCCGCGCCCTGGATAAACGCCACCTGGTGCTGGAAAACATGAACTTGCGCCGCCAGCTCGAACAGCGGGTCGGCATCGAGGCGCGCATCGTGGGCCGCAGCGCGGCCATGGCCAAGGTGCGCCAGCTGGTGCTGAACCTGGCGCCGAAGTCGGCCGACATCATCATCCTGGGCGAAACGGGCACGGGAAAAGAACTGATCGCGCGCTGCCTGCACGACTTCAGCGAGCGGCGCGACCACCCTTTCGTGGCCATCAATTGCGGCGCCCTGCCCGAATCGATCTTTGAATCGGAACTGTTCGGCCATGAGGAAGGCGCGTTTACGGGTGCGCAGCGCCAGCGCATCGGCAAGATCGAATACGCGAACGGCGGCACCCTGTTCCTCGATGAAATCGAAAGCATGCCGCTGGCCCTGCAAGTCAAACTGCTGCGCGTGCTGCAGGAACGGCAAGTGGAGCGGCTCGGCTCGAACAAATTGATATCCGTGAATTTCCGCGTCATCGCCGCCGCCAAGGAAGATTTGAATGTGCTGGCCGAGCAGGGGAAATTCCGGCCCGACTTGTATTACCGCCTGAACGTGGCCAGCCTGACCCTGCCCGCGCTGCGCAACCGGCGCGAGGATATCCCGCTGCTGTTCGAATTTTTCGTGCTGCAGGCGGCGCTGCGCTATGGCCAGCCGGCCGCCCTCGTCAGCGGCGAGCTGATCTCGTCCCTGATGGCGCAGCGCTGGGCCGGCAATGTGCGCGAGCTGCACAATGTGGCCGACCGCTTCGTGCTGGGCTTGCTCGACGACACCCTGAGTCCGGCCGGCTGCCGCGAAGCCTCGCTGGCCGAGCAGGTGGACACCTTCGAGATTTCCATCATCGAGGAAGCCTTGCGCCGCCACAATGGGAACGTCATCGATGCGGCAGCTGCCTTGAATATCCCGAAGAAAACCCTGTACGACAAGCTCAAGCGCTTCGATATCTCGACGGAGCAATTCCGATAA
- a CDS encoding ATP-binding protein yields the protein MAFGKWTLRPALAPLLAVGSLVLLTWASYAWVKQRQLDELHRTLDSRAELYAASIGGALNKYEFLPLAVAQSDAVAQLLEQPSADKVTRINAYLVDMNRRAGAFAVYVLDDKGTTLASSNWQDRSSYVGVNYGFRPYFKNSIAGGIGRFYGIGFSTFEAGYFISQPVLRDGRIIGVVAAKVNLDWIEQSWRTPGAGEQIWVKDANGVIILATTPAFKFKTLAPLSPAAKNDISAQRQFLQENLPILPHKVLRQFADGASVMTLERQQSGDTPALSGSADKVDYLAVNRALGPLQWQITVLAELDQVNEAARNAAMAAALGWALLLLALMYARQRRRRIADKLNAQQTLARAYEQLEIKVEQRTADLVHANGRLQAEVAERERAEQTLRYAQAELVQSGKLAAIGQMAAGVTHELNQPLAALQTFSDNAKVFLARGQIDDALDNLSTISDLVKRLGYVTSQLKGFARRSDDARKPVSVRQAFAQTMLQIRTRKHSQRLTLHESWLEDDIIVLCNAIGLEQVFTNLITNAMDAVPESEPVQIWFQVRREGGLAVLHITDNGPGIPLASLDKIFDPFYTTKEHGLGLGLSISAGILRAAGSALAVRNRSAQEGGGAQFTITLSCDPGDRDEGNI from the coding sequence ATGGCATTCGGCAAATGGACCTTGAGACCCGCGCTCGCCCCCCTGCTGGCCGTGGGGTCACTGGTCTTGCTGACGTGGGCGTCGTATGCCTGGGTCAAGCAGCGCCAGCTCGATGAATTGCACCGCACCTTGGATTCGCGCGCGGAACTGTACGCGGCGTCCATCGGCGGCGCCCTGAATAAATACGAATTCCTGCCCCTGGCCGTGGCCCAGAGCGATGCCGTGGCGCAATTGCTGGAACAGCCCAGCGCCGACAAAGTCACGCGGATCAACGCCTACCTGGTCGACATGAACCGCCGCGCGGGCGCCTTTGCCGTCTACGTGCTCGACGACAAGGGCACGACCCTGGCATCGAGCAACTGGCAAGACCGCAGTTCCTACGTGGGCGTCAACTACGGCTTCCGTCCGTATTTCAAGAACTCCATCGCGGGCGGCATCGGCCGCTTCTACGGCATCGGTTTTTCCACCTTCGAGGCCGGCTATTTCATTTCGCAGCCCGTGCTGCGCGACGGGCGCATCATCGGCGTCGTCGCCGCCAAGGTCAACCTGGACTGGATCGAGCAATCGTGGCGCACGCCCGGTGCGGGCGAACAGATCTGGGTCAAGGATGCGAATGGCGTGATCATCCTGGCCACCACACCCGCCTTCAAGTTCAAGACCCTGGCCCCGCTGTCGCCGGCCGCGAAGAACGATATCAGCGCGCAGCGACAGTTCCTGCAGGAAAACCTGCCCATTTTGCCGCACAAGGTGCTGCGCCAGTTCGCCGACGGCGCCAGCGTGATGACCCTGGAGCGCCAGCAGTCGGGCGACACGCCGGCCCTGTCCGGCAGCGCCGACAAGGTGGACTATCTGGCCGTGAACCGCGCTCTTGGCCCGCTGCAATGGCAAATCACCGTGCTGGCCGAACTCGACCAGGTCAACGAGGCGGCACGCAACGCAGCCATGGCGGCCGCGCTGGGCTGGGCCTTGCTGCTGCTGGCTCTGATGTATGCGCGCCAGCGCCGGCGCCGCATCGCCGACAAACTCAATGCGCAGCAAACCCTGGCGCGCGCCTATGAACAGCTGGAAATCAAGGTCGAGCAGCGCACGGCCGACCTGGTGCACGCGAATGGCCGCCTGCAGGCGGAAGTGGCCGAGCGTGAGCGGGCCGAGCAGACCTTGCGCTATGCCCAGGCGGAACTGGTGCAAAGCGGCAAGCTGGCGGCCATCGGCCAGATGGCGGCCGGCGTCACGCACGAGCTGAACCAGCCGCTGGCCGCCCTGCAGACGTTTTCCGACAATGCCAAGGTGTTTTTGGCACGCGGCCAGATCGATGACGCGCTCGACAATCTGTCGACGATTTCCGACCTCGTCAAGCGGCTCGGCTATGTCACCTCGCAACTGAAAGGCTTTGCGCGGCGCAGCGACGATGCGCGCAAACCCGTCAGCGTGCGCCAGGCGTTTGCACAAACCATGCTGCAAATCCGCACGCGCAAGCATTCGCAGCGCCTGACCCTGCATGAAAGCTGGCTGGAAGACGACATCATCGTGCTGTGCAACGCCATCGGCCTGGAACAGGTGTTTACTAATCTGATCACCAACGCCATGGATGCCGTGCCGGAAAGCGAGCCCGTGCAGATATGGTTCCAGGTGCGCCGCGAAGGCGGCCTTGCTGTACTGCATATCACCGATAATGGCCCCGGCATCCCGTTGGCCTCGCTCGACAAGATCTTCGATCCCTTCTATACCACCAAGGAACACGGGCTGGGCTTGGGATTATCGATCAGCGCAGGCATACTGCGCGCGGCCGGCAGCGCACTGGCCGTACGCAACCGCAGCGCGCAGGAAGGGGGCGGCGCACAATTTACCATCACCCTGAGCTGCGACCCGGGGGATAGAGACGAAGGAAACATCTGA